The Macaca nemestrina isolate mMacNem1 chromosome 6, mMacNem.hap1, whole genome shotgun sequence genome window below encodes:
- the LOC105466883 gene encoding rho guanine nucleotide exchange factor 37 isoform X2 gives MAKHGADEPSCRSGSLDGEGRASEDRSLLRQRLAVQELIDTEVSYLHMLQLCASDIRSRLQQLPQGDLDVLFSNIDDIIKVNSRFLHDLQETASKKEEQVQLVGNLFLEFQEELEQVYKVYCASYDQALLLVDTYRKEPELQRHIQGIIEAVVPQAGSSGLSFLLVIPLQRITRYPLLLQKILENTVPDASAYPVLQRAVSALQDVNTNINEYKMRKEVASKYTKVEQLTLRERLARINTHTLSKKTTRLSQLLKQEAGLIPRTEDKEFDDLEERFQWVSLCVTELKNNVAAYLDNLQTFLCFRPHEYSLDIPEGPAVQYCNLARDLQLEAFLTFKQRLEGLVWQPLCSLAKALRGPQNLIKKRLDKLLDFERLEEKLLEVGSVTYQEEAARHTYQALNSLLVAELPQFNQLVVQWLGQILRTFVTLQRDLAKQVLQRAEGSMAQLPHHHVPEPAFRKLVEDALGRTSNQLRSFQETFEKVLPPPTTQPLLPGSERQAQALLSRYGPGKLYQVTSNISGTGTLDLTLPRGQIVALLQNKDTKGNSSRWLVDTGGHRGYVPAGKLQLYHVVPSAEELRRQVGLNKDPRCLTPEPSPAPAPSIPTVNQGLALWPRLEYSGMIWAYCSLNFQGSSNPPTSAF, from the exons ATGGCCAAGCATGGAGCCGATGAGCCGTCCTGCAGGTCAGGGAGTCTGGATGGGGAAGGTAGGGCCTCCGAGGACAGATCGCTGCTTCGTCAGAGGTTGGCTGTCCAGGAGCTCATCGACACTGAGGTCTCCTACTTGCACATGCTCCAGCTCTGTGCCTCTGACATCAGGAGCCGCCTCCAGCAG TTGCCACAGGGAGATCTGGATGTCCTGTTCTCAAACATTGATGATATCATCAAGGTGAACAGCAGATTCCTTCATGATCTGCAGGAGACAGCCTCCAAGAAAGAGGAACAAGTGCAGCTAGTTG GTAACTTATTTCTGGAATTCCAAGAGGAGTTGGAGCAAGTCTATAAGGTCTACTGTGCCAGCTACGACCAGGCCTTGCTACTGGTGGACACGTACAGGAAGGAGCCGGAGCTGCAGCGGCACATCCAGGGCATCATTGAGGCGGTGGT GCCACAAGCTGGATcttcaggcctcagtttcttgctGGTAATTCCTCTGCAGAGGATCACCAGGTACCCATTGCTGCTGCAGAAAATCCTGGAGAACACAGTCCCTGATGCCAGTGCCTACCCTGTCCTTCAGAGGGCTGTCTCTGCCCTCCAGGACGTGAACACCAATATCAATGAGTACAAGATGCGCAAGGAAGTGG CCTCCAAGTACACCAAGGTAGAGCAGCTGACCCTCCGGGAGCGGCTGGCCCGCATCAACACGCACACCCTCTCCAAGAAGACCACCCGGCTGAGCCAGCTGCTGAAGCAGGAGGCGGGGCTGATCCCCAGG ACAGAAGACAAGGAATTTGATGATTTAGAAGAGAGGTTCCAGtgggtgtctctgtgtgtgaCTGAGCTGAAGAACAACGTGGCTGCTTACCTGGACAATCTGCAG ACTTTCCTCTGCTTCAGGCCGCACGAATACAGTCTGGACATCCCCGAGGGGCCTGCAGTGCAGTATTGCAATTTGGCAAGAGACCTTCAGCTCGAGGCCTTCCTGACGTTT AAGCAACGGCTAGAAGGCCTGGTGTGGCAGCCACTGTGCAGCCTGGCCAAAGCCCTGCGTGGCCCTCAGAACCTGATCAAGAAGCGTCTGGACAAGCTACTGGACTTTGAGCGGCTGGAAGAGAAACTGCTGGAGGTGGGCAGCGTGACCTACCAGGAGGAGGCCGCCCGGCACACGTACCAGGCACTCAACTCCCTCCTAGTGGCTGAGCTCCCGCAGTTTAACCAGCTGGTCGTGCAGTGGCTGGGCCAGATCCTGCGCACATTCGTGACCCTCCAGAGGGACCTTGCAAAGCAAGTGctgcagagggcagagggcagcaTGGCCCAG CTGCCCCACCACCATGTCCCAGAGCCTGCCTTCAGGAAGCTGGTGGAGGACGCATTGGGCCGGACTAGTAACCAGCTTCGTTCCTTTCAAGAGACCTTTGAGAAAGTGCTGCCACCTCCCACCACACAG ccGCTCCTTCCAGGGTCTGAACGCCAGGCGCAGGCTCTCCTGAGCAGGTATGGCCCTGGGAAGCTGTATCAGGTGACAAGCAACATCAGTGGGACTGGGACTCTGGACCTGACTCTGCCTCGGGGCCAAATTGTGGCCCTCCTTCAAAACAAGGACACCAAAGGCAACAGCAGCCGCTGGCTGGTGGACACCGGGG GACATCGTGGGTATGTGCCAGCTGGGAAACTGCAGCTGTACCATGTGGTCCCCAGTGCAGAGGAGCTCAGAAGGCAGGTGGGGCTGAACAAAGATCCCCGATGTCTAACACCGGAGCCCAGCCCAGCTCCAGCGCCCTCTATTCCCACCGTGAACCAG
- the LOC105466883 gene encoding rho guanine nucleotide exchange factor 37 isoform X3 yields MAKHGADEPSCRSGSLDGEGRASEDRSLLRQRLAVQELIDTEVSYLHMLQLCASDIRSRLQQLPQGDLDVLFSNIDDIIKVNSRFLHDLQETASKKEEQVQLVGNLFLEFQEELEQVYKVYCASYDQALLLVDTYRKEPELQRHIQGIIEAVVPQAGSSGLSFLLVIPLQRITRYPLLLQKILENTVPDASAYPVLQRAVSALQDVNTNINEYKMRKEVASKYTKVEQLTLRERLARINTHTLSKKTTRLSQLLKQEAGLIPRTEDKEFDDLEERFQWVSLCVTELKNNVAAYLDNLQTFLCFRPHEYSLDIPEGPAVQYCNLARDLQLEAFLTFKQRLEGLVWQPLCSLAKALRGPQNLIKKRLDKLLDFERLEEKLLEVGSVTYQEEAARHTYQALNSLLVAELPQFNQLVVQWLGQILRTFVTLQRDLAKQVLQRAEGSMAQLPHHHVPEPAFRKLVEDALGRTSNQLRSFQETFEKVLPPPTTQPLLPGSERQAQALLSRYGPGKLYQVTSNISGTGTLDLTLPRGQIVALLQNKDTKGNSSRWLVDTGGTGRWPAVR; encoded by the exons ATGGCCAAGCATGGAGCCGATGAGCCGTCCTGCAGGTCAGGGAGTCTGGATGGGGAAGGTAGGGCCTCCGAGGACAGATCGCTGCTTCGTCAGAGGTTGGCTGTCCAGGAGCTCATCGACACTGAGGTCTCCTACTTGCACATGCTCCAGCTCTGTGCCTCTGACATCAGGAGCCGCCTCCAGCAG TTGCCACAGGGAGATCTGGATGTCCTGTTCTCAAACATTGATGATATCATCAAGGTGAACAGCAGATTCCTTCATGATCTGCAGGAGACAGCCTCCAAGAAAGAGGAACAAGTGCAGCTAGTTG GTAACTTATTTCTGGAATTCCAAGAGGAGTTGGAGCAAGTCTATAAGGTCTACTGTGCCAGCTACGACCAGGCCTTGCTACTGGTGGACACGTACAGGAAGGAGCCGGAGCTGCAGCGGCACATCCAGGGCATCATTGAGGCGGTGGT GCCACAAGCTGGATcttcaggcctcagtttcttgctGGTAATTCCTCTGCAGAGGATCACCAGGTACCCATTGCTGCTGCAGAAAATCCTGGAGAACACAGTCCCTGATGCCAGTGCCTACCCTGTCCTTCAGAGGGCTGTCTCTGCCCTCCAGGACGTGAACACCAATATCAATGAGTACAAGATGCGCAAGGAAGTGG CCTCCAAGTACACCAAGGTAGAGCAGCTGACCCTCCGGGAGCGGCTGGCCCGCATCAACACGCACACCCTCTCCAAGAAGACCACCCGGCTGAGCCAGCTGCTGAAGCAGGAGGCGGGGCTGATCCCCAGG ACAGAAGACAAGGAATTTGATGATTTAGAAGAGAGGTTCCAGtgggtgtctctgtgtgtgaCTGAGCTGAAGAACAACGTGGCTGCTTACCTGGACAATCTGCAG ACTTTCCTCTGCTTCAGGCCGCACGAATACAGTCTGGACATCCCCGAGGGGCCTGCAGTGCAGTATTGCAATTTGGCAAGAGACCTTCAGCTCGAGGCCTTCCTGACGTTT AAGCAACGGCTAGAAGGCCTGGTGTGGCAGCCACTGTGCAGCCTGGCCAAAGCCCTGCGTGGCCCTCAGAACCTGATCAAGAAGCGTCTGGACAAGCTACTGGACTTTGAGCGGCTGGAAGAGAAACTGCTGGAGGTGGGCAGCGTGACCTACCAGGAGGAGGCCGCCCGGCACACGTACCAGGCACTCAACTCCCTCCTAGTGGCTGAGCTCCCGCAGTTTAACCAGCTGGTCGTGCAGTGGCTGGGCCAGATCCTGCGCACATTCGTGACCCTCCAGAGGGACCTTGCAAAGCAAGTGctgcagagggcagagggcagcaTGGCCCAG CTGCCCCACCACCATGTCCCAGAGCCTGCCTTCAGGAAGCTGGTGGAGGACGCATTGGGCCGGACTAGTAACCAGCTTCGTTCCTTTCAAGAGACCTTTGAGAAAGTGCTGCCACCTCCCACCACACAG ccGCTCCTTCCAGGGTCTGAACGCCAGGCGCAGGCTCTCCTGAGCAGGTATGGCCCTGGGAAGCTGTATCAGGTGACAAGCAACATCAGTGGGACTGGGACTCTGGACCTGACTCTGCCTCGGGGCCAAATTGTGGCCCTCCTTCAAAACAAGGACACCAAAGGCAACAGCAGCCGCTGGCTGGTGGACACCGGGG GGACGGGAAGGTGGCCCGCAGTCCGCTAA